In the genome of Cryptomeria japonica chromosome 8, Sugi_1.0, whole genome shotgun sequence, one region contains:
- the LOC131857442 gene encoding protein SRC2-like, with protein sequence MAGRPRPVEVDLTLISAKDLKNVNWRYGDLRPYAVVWVDPGNKISTQVDPEGDMKPSWNEKLTIPVTGPLEDAELTIEIVHEKASELTKPLIGTARVRLTEILDEVGFDQRQERTLKLKRPSGRPQGKLDIAVCLREKRWPQQEYPYPQPYGTREYAPAAYLSQQYPYAYGANPPPQQYPYGRNPPSGYPSGPYGNPYTQQAPVSYEGSGYGGGPAYGETEKPKSSKFGVGTGLAVGAVAGVLGGLALAEGADYVEDKIAEDVAEKVEDDYADQGGYDDYDGGDDY encoded by the coding sequence ATGGCAGGGCGCCCAAGGCCTGTAGAAGTGGATCTCACACTCATCTCTGCAAAAGATCTCAAAAATGTGAACTGGCGATACGGCGATCTGCGTCCCTATGCTGTGGTTTGGGTCGACCCGGGCAACAAAATTTCGACTCAGGTCGATCCAGAGGGCGATATGAAACCCTCATGGAACGAGAAGCTCACCATTCCTGTCACAGGCCCGCTGGAGGACGCCGAGCTGACCATAGAAATCGTCCATGAAAAGGCCTCCGAGCTGACAAAACCCCTAATTGGAACCGCCAGGGTTCGACTCACAGAAATCCTGGACGAAGTGGGGTTCGACCAGAGGCAAGAACGGACCCTCAAATTGAAGCGCCCGTCCGGCCGCCCGCAGGGTAAGCTCGATATCGCGGTCTGCCTGAGGGAAAAGCGATGGCCCCAGCAGGAGTACCCTTACCCGCAGCCCTACGGCACAAGGGAATATGCCCCTGCTGCTTATCTATCCCAGCAGTACCCATATGCATATGGTGCAAACCCTCCTCCACAGCAATACCCTTATGGTAGAAACCCTCCTTCAGGATACCCTAGTGGACCTTATGGGAACCCTTATACACAACAGGCCCCTGTTTCTTATGAGGGTTCTGGATATGGCGGTGGGCCTGCTTATGGCGAGACTGAGAAGCCCAAGAGCAGTAAGTTTGGGGTTGGGACTGGTTTGGCTGTGGGAGCTGTAGCTGGGGTTTTGGGTGGCTTGGCTCTCGCTGAGGGGGCTGATTATGTGGAAGATAAGATTGCTGAAGATGTTGCAGAGAAGGTTGAGGATGATTATGCTGATCAGGGTggttatgatgattatgatggtggTGATGACTACTGA